From a single Phaenicophaeus curvirostris isolate KB17595 chromosome 23, BPBGC_Pcur_1.0, whole genome shotgun sequence genomic region:
- the TENT5B gene encoding terminal nucleotidyltransferase 5B, which yields MLAAAAAGPAPGGSERGGGRFSVLTWEQVQRLDQILGEAVPIHGRGNFPTLSVRPRTIVQVVRSRLEKKGIAVHNVRLNGSAASHVLHQDSGLGYKDLDLIFGVDLKTEDVFQLVKDVVMDCLLDFLPEGVNKDKITPMTLKEAYVQKLVKVCNETDRWSLISLSNNSGKNVELKFVDSLRRQFEFSVDSFQIILDSLLLFGECSENPMAENFHPTVTGESMYGDFEEAMDHLRNRVIATRNPEEIRGGGLLKYCNLLVRGFKPKSEVDMKALQRYMCSRFFIDFSDIGEQQRKLECYLQSHFVGMESKRYDYLMTLHRVVNESTVCLMGHERRQTLNLIAMLAVRVLAEQNIIPTVTNVTCYYQPAPYVSEINFNYYVTHVQPFLPCNQSYPTWLPCN from the exons AtgctggcggcggcggcggcggggcccgcTCCGGGGGGCTCGGAGCGAGGCGGGGGCCGCTTCAGCGTCCTGACGTGGGAGCAGGTGCAGCGGCTGGATCAGATCCTGGGCGAGGCCGTGCCCATCCACGGCCGAGGGAACTTCCCCACGCTCTCCGTGAGGCCTCGGACCATCGTCCAG GTTGTTCGTAGTCgcctggagaagaaaggaatcGCAGTCCATAACGTAAGGTTGAATGGCTCAGCAGCCAGCCATGTTCTACATCAGGACAGTGGCTTGGGGTACAAAGACCTAGATCTCATCTTTGGTGTAGATCTAAAGACTGAAGATGTCTTCCAGCTCGTTAAAGATGTGGTCATGGACTGCCTTCTAGACTTCCTTCCAGAAGGAGTCAACAAAGACAAGATCACCCCCATGACTCTGAAGGAGGCCTACGTGCAGAAGCTTGTGAAGGTGTGCAATGAAACCGACCGCTGGAGCCTCATCTCGCTCTCCAACAACAGCGGGAAGAACGTGGAACTCAAATTCGTGGACTCTCTCAGACGGCAGTTCGAGTTCAGCGTGGACTCCTTCCAGATCATCCTGGATTCGCTTCTGCTGTTTGGGGAGTGTTCAGAGAACCCCATGGCGGAGAACTTTCACCCCACGGTTACCGGGGAGAGCATGTATGGGGACTTTGAGGAGGCAATGGACCATCTCCGGAACAGGGTCATCGCCACAAGGAACCCAGAGGAGATCAGAGGTGGGGGGCTTCTGAAATACTGCAACCTCTTGGTGAGGGGGTTTAAGCCCAAGTCGGAAGTGGATATGAAGGCACTACAGAGATACATGTGCTCCAGGTTTTTCATAGACTTCTCTGACATCGGTGAGCAGCAGAGGAAGCTGGAATGCTACCTTCAGAGCCACTTTGTTGGGATGGAGAGCAAAAGATATGACTATTTGATGACCCTCCACAGGGTGGTCAATGAGAGCACAGTCTGTCTTATGGGACACGAAAGGAGGCAGACCCTGAACCTCATTGCCATGCTGGCTGTGAGAGTCTTGGCTGAGCAGAACATCATCCCCACGGTCACAAACGTTACCTGCTACTACCAGCCAGCTCCTTACGTCAGTGAAATAAACTTCAACTACTACGTCACCCACGTGCAACCCTTCCTGCCTTGCAATCAGTCCTACCCAACGTGGCTTCCCTGTAACTGA
- the TRNP1 gene encoding TMF-regulated nuclear protein 1, with product MAAAAAAPPVSCGERRPERVDRGGGGGGEPDPGSRGRAGSLELAAARRRLVAAEGRRRAAAELEGRVLAVHCALRHAELRLAARAEALGRLGAGVAQAQLALAAHTQRLQKGLRRRPGARARPAALLAAARALRSCVPCAAPARRLPASPRSPA from the coding sequence atggcggcggcggcggcggctcctccgGTTTCGTGCGGCGAGCGGCGCCCGGAGCGCGTTgaccgcggcggcggcggcggcggcgagccGGACCCCGGTAGCCGCGGGCGAGCCGGGTCCCTGGAGCtggcggcggcgcggcggcggctgGTGGCGGCCgaggggcggcggcgggcggcggccgaGCTGGAGGGCCGGGTGCTGGCGGTGCACTGCGCGCTGCGCCACGCCGAGCTGCGCCTGGCCGCCCGCGCCGAGGCCCTGGGCCGCCTCGGGGCCGGCGTGGCCCAGGCCCAGCTGGCGCTGGCGGCGCACACGCAGCGGCTGCAGAAGGGGCtgcgccgccgccccggggccCGGGCCCGGCCCGCCGCCCTCCTCGCCGCCGCCCGAGCGCTCCGCAGCTGCGTGCCCTGCGCGGCCCCCGCGCGCCGCCTGCCCGCCTCCCCGCGCAGCCCCGCCTAG